The following coding sequences lie in one Niabella agricola genomic window:
- a CDS encoding RagB/SusD family nutrient uptake outer membrane protein, translating to MKFFNIIVSALLLITVVSCKKYLDVVPDNTLKLEDIFNTKTDAWNALAKAYNYIPRDDNTHLTSWTLGDEWIGRLDLNNNTDQLRAMRIMRGLQSMTSPQLGLWSGTQGGKPLYQGIRQTDVFLANIDKVRDMQDGEKKEWKAQVKMLRAYYMFLLVQHYGPIVIPDKMATPESKPEDLFLPRSKVEDCFQYILNLINEAIPDLNERADANNAGQIDQVVARAIKARILLFRASPFFNGNQEYFGDFFDHDGQPFFPMEYKQAKWQEALNAIDSAITIAEANGHRLYHYTREPYAYDRDAFSVNNDNMKTLYDLRMLICDPWNEEVVWGYTNIDYYNQGELGHASNIRLPKGFEGVVDNTGFSWQWLGASYQMAERYYTKNGLPIDEDATFDKGSMYEILTTPGAGAAEYQPLAGYLQPGAQTIRLYMNREPRFYANLGITAGYWRAHTQLIPTMMFSGTAGGFLSSISQTDYLATGIGVQKFVHPESQSGAWQRTIKYPFPLIRMADLYLMKAEALNELSGPSSQVYDEINKVRRRAGVPDVQAVWSDPSLCRNPGKHLTKEGMRDIILQERSVEFAFEGQYFWDMIRYKRAASVFSAPIRGWTYTGTTAPSFFILEDKQSRRFTITDCLWPIDLNEMNTNGKLIQNPGW from the coding sequence ATGAAATTTTTTAACATTATTGTATCTGCACTTTTGCTGATTACCGTTGTTTCCTGCAAAAAATATCTGGATGTAGTACCGGATAATACACTGAAGCTGGAAGATATTTTTAATACAAAAACAGATGCCTGGAACGCCCTGGCAAAAGCCTACAATTATATTCCCAGGGATGATAATACTCATTTAACGTCCTGGACTCTTGGTGATGAGTGGATCGGCCGTCTGGATCTGAATAATAATACAGACCAGCTGCGAGCTATGCGTATTATGCGTGGACTGCAATCTATGACTTCCCCGCAATTAGGCCTCTGGTCCGGCACACAGGGTGGTAAGCCGCTATACCAGGGCATCCGTCAAACGGATGTGTTCCTGGCCAATATTGATAAAGTTAGAGATATGCAGGATGGGGAAAAGAAAGAATGGAAGGCACAGGTGAAAATGCTGAGAGCCTATTACATGTTCCTGTTGGTGCAACATTATGGTCCCATTGTGATCCCAGACAAAATGGCTACACCGGAGTCGAAACCGGAAGACCTTTTCTTACCGCGCTCCAAAGTAGAAGATTGTTTCCAATACATACTAAATCTGATCAATGAGGCCATTCCGGATCTGAATGAACGGGCAGACGCCAACAATGCCGGGCAGATCGACCAGGTGGTGGCCAGGGCCATCAAGGCCCGGATCCTGCTTTTCAGGGCCAGTCCTTTCTTTAATGGCAACCAGGAATATTTTGGCGACTTTTTTGATCATGACGGGCAGCCTTTCTTTCCAATGGAATATAAGCAGGCAAAATGGCAGGAAGCGCTCAATGCCATCGATTCGGCTATAACCATTGCTGAAGCCAATGGCCATCGTTTATACCATTATACCAGAGAACCCTATGCGTATGACCGAGATGCATTCAGCGTAAATAATGACAATATGAAAACGCTGTATGACCTCCGGATGCTGATCTGTGATCCATGGAATGAAGAGGTGGTATGGGGCTATACAAATATTGACTACTATAACCAGGGCGAGCTGGGCCATGCATCCAATATACGCCTACCAAAAGGATTTGAAGGCGTTGTGGACAATACAGGATTCTCCTGGCAGTGGCTGGGAGCCTCCTACCAGATGGCAGAACGTTATTATACAAAGAACGGGTTGCCTATTGATGAGGATGCAACTTTTGACAAGGGTAGTATGTACGAGATCCTGACGACTCCAGGAGCCGGCGCTGCGGAGTATCAGCCTCTTGCAGGGTACCTGCAGCCTGGTGCGCAAACCATCCGACTCTATATGAACCGGGAACCCCGTTTTTATGCCAACCTGGGTATAACTGCTGGCTATTGGAGAGCGCATACGCAATTAATTCCGACCATGATGTTTTCCGGTACCGCTGGAGGATTCCTTTCTTCCATAAGCCAGACCGATTATCTGGCTACCGGTATCGGCGTTCAGAAATTTGTACATCCGGAATCGCAATCCGGAGCCTGGCAGCGGACCATCAAATACCCCTTTCCGCTAATCCGTATGGCCGATCTGTACCTGATGAAGGCAGAAGCTCTGAATGAACTTAGTGGCCCGAGCTCCCAGGTATATGATGAGATCAACAAAGTACGCCGGCGTGCTGGCGTGCCTGATGTGCAGGCTGTATGGTCCGATCCAAGTCTTTGCCGGAATCCAGGTAAACACCTCACAAAAGAAGGAATGCGGGATATTATCTTACAGGAACGGTCTGTTGAATTTGCTTTCGAGGGACAGTATTTCTGGGATATGATCCGGTATAAAAGAGCGGCATCCGTTTTTTCTGCACCCATCAGGGGCTGGACCTATACCGGAACTACCGCGCCTTCCTTCTTTATATTGGAAGATAAACAATCGCGCCGGTTTACAATTACCGATTGTTTGTGGCCGATTGATCTGAACGAAATGAATACAAACGGAAAATTGATCCAGAACCCGGGATGGTAA
- a CDS encoding DUF4959 domain-containing protein has product MKNQLIIPLLLLMLVAACKKQDRFETESGDSTAPGKVTLKDYKPLYGGARFFYTVPKDEDLLGIEALYTNKNGQSFKFMASYFVDSLDVYGFGSIDEYTVQLYAVDRSGNKSEALDVKVTPLEPAYTRVAKTIQAKAGFSSFFLDWQNELKQNVNVYVEYEFPQGGTNRKLTTVFSSNLATDRRFVSDLFLKPDEKVNVKVKVQDVYGNATEFENKGSFTLYEDMKIPKQAWTIPNANDSVGGVPMMFGNGLEGRSLKVIDDIIDRGDNLNFLHTQSRGRTGRTADGNMPWNFIIDLGDYYEISRIVTTQRHSGGLANVSRGQYYRTENVGVYRTYIWDDAGSKWDTVMQYTIPVPVGLTELEFVKKGEAGDMAYMYPDNPKYTKRTRKFRFEALKGFSGNYTLDDANCLSEITLYGKKSQ; this is encoded by the coding sequence ATGAAAAATCAGCTGATTATACCCCTATTATTACTAATGCTGGTGGCGGCGTGCAAAAAACAGGACCGTTTTGAAACGGAAAGTGGTGATAGCACCGCACCCGGCAAGGTTACGTTAAAGGACTATAAACCCTTGTATGGCGGAGCCCGCTTCTTTTACACCGTACCCAAGGATGAAGACCTGCTGGGCATTGAAGCCCTGTACACCAATAAGAACGGGCAGTCGTTTAAGTTTATGGCTTCCTATTTTGTGGATTCGCTGGATGTATACGGGTTTGGAAGTATTGATGAATACACCGTCCAGCTGTATGCAGTGGACCGGTCTGGAAACAAATCAGAAGCCCTGGATGTAAAAGTAACGCCCCTGGAACCGGCCTACACAAGGGTGGCCAAAACAATACAGGCAAAGGCTGGTTTTAGCTCATTTTTCCTTGACTGGCAAAATGAGCTGAAACAAAACGTAAACGTATACGTGGAATACGAGTTTCCGCAGGGGGGAACAAACCGTAAATTAACTACTGTGTTTTCTTCAAACCTGGCTACAGACAGAAGGTTTGTTAGCGACCTGTTCCTGAAACCGGATGAAAAAGTGAACGTGAAAGTAAAAGTACAGGATGTCTATGGGAATGCGACCGAATTCGAGAATAAGGGCTCTTTCACTCTTTATGAGGACATGAAGATTCCCAAACAGGCCTGGACAATCCCTAATGCCAATGATTCCGTTGGCGGAGTGCCCATGATGTTTGGAAACGGGCTGGAAGGAAGATCCCTTAAGGTAATTGATGACATTATCGACCGCGGTGATAATCTCAATTTCCTGCATACCCAAAGCCGCGGGCGCACCGGTAGAACTGCAGATGGGAATATGCCCTGGAACTTTATCATCGATCTGGGCGATTACTATGAAATCAGCCGGATCGTTACCACACAGCGGCATTCGGGAGGGCTGGCCAATGTAAGCAGGGGCCAGTACTACCGCACAGAAAATGTGGGTGTTTATCGCACATATATATGGGATGATGCCGGCAGCAAATGGGACACGGTGATGCAATATACAATACCTGTTCCTGTTGGTCTTACGGAACTTGAATTTGTAAAAAAAGGAGAAGCCGGAGATATGGCCTATATGTATCCGGATAACCCAAAATACACGAAGCGCACCCGAAAATTCCGGTTTGAAGCACTGAAAGGGTTCTCAGGGAACTACACCCTGGATGATGCGAACTGTCTGTCTGAAATTACTCTTTATGGAAAAAAATCGCAATAG
- a CDS encoding DUF4998 domain-containing protein, which produces MSNKLYILLFLCTVLILSCGKMYDNLEKYAGETVYPGRFDTIIGRVGFERVEINLMKAGRIPASQIKLGKAMKTIVEYDDKKITIDTLASWLNIKDLKVSKLYRFKIYTIDENGNKSVPQQIGLIPYTETDVANLVIPSPQALTSPAAAILTWPTGLSSAVLTYYGLQYSYKDKTGAAKEGERAQNPRVLMSNLAPGTPAAIDINYKIIPRVNGTPILDTVWVPRKIQISIPTSSTPFAPAEAAILTANGITTFTADGVAPVQKLTFPVHTTTLQDIFYFPNLKELDLTGGTIFEMTKNSYNRNGVTDVIGGGPIVPFARRVGDMPLSSTQYLLDLLDLGTLTKVKYIANSMGIDNLLAPYVSSGVVEIVDKPDEFLVPLQPFLLDGVIQDANWKLDVQAPAATYPAGTDLQNVVKATVRAKNGTLVIQLPKEYEFDMTQYKNLKFKVYAPNKSVLSGTYAPYQRLWLRIMNYLWAFGTESSFGQQYWEYGKDANKINDSELEKWTDKTIDLSQSVGKHNRVIVINIGGEPSLTFAPSQDITYYFANFRFSK; this is translated from the coding sequence ATGAGCAATAAACTATATATACTCCTGTTCCTTTGTACAGTATTGATATTGTCCTGTGGCAAAATGTATGATAACCTCGAAAAATATGCCGGCGAAACGGTGTATCCCGGCAGGTTTGATACCATTATTGGCCGCGTGGGATTTGAACGCGTGGAGATTAACCTGATGAAGGCCGGCAGGATCCCAGCCAGTCAGATAAAGCTGGGAAAAGCCATGAAAACGATAGTGGAGTATGATGATAAAAAGATCACGATCGACACGCTTGCCTCATGGCTTAACATCAAAGATCTTAAAGTATCTAAACTGTACCGGTTCAAGATATATACGATAGACGAAAATGGAAACAAATCCGTGCCGCAGCAAATCGGGTTGATCCCATATACTGAAACGGATGTGGCTAACCTGGTAATCCCTTCACCCCAGGCGCTTACCTCACCAGCTGCCGCAATATTAACCTGGCCAACCGGGCTTTCCTCTGCCGTATTAACTTACTATGGCCTTCAATATTCCTATAAGGATAAGACCGGGGCTGCAAAAGAAGGAGAACGTGCACAAAATCCAAGGGTATTGATGAGCAATCTGGCACCGGGAACTCCTGCAGCCATTGATATCAATTATAAGATTATTCCAAGGGTCAATGGAACGCCCATCCTGGATACGGTGTGGGTGCCGCGGAAGATCCAGATAAGTATACCTACTAGTTCCACTCCTTTTGCTCCGGCTGAAGCGGCAATATTAACGGCTAACGGGATTACCACGTTTACCGCAGATGGCGTGGCACCCGTACAGAAGCTGACATTCCCGGTGCATACTACTACTCTGCAGGATATTTTCTATTTCCCTAATTTAAAAGAACTGGACCTCACCGGCGGAACGATTTTTGAAATGACAAAGAACAGTTATAACCGGAATGGAGTAACAGATGTCATTGGTGGCGGCCCCATTGTTCCATTTGCAAGACGGGTAGGTGATATGCCGCTGTCCAGTACGCAATATCTGCTGGACCTGTTGGACCTGGGTACCCTGACGAAAGTAAAATATATTGCCAACTCTATGGGTATCGATAACCTGCTGGCGCCCTATGTGAGCAGCGGGGTGGTGGAAATCGTTGATAAACCTGATGAATTCCTTGTTCCGTTGCAGCCATTTTTGCTGGATGGCGTAATACAGGATGCAAACTGGAAGCTGGATGTACAGGCACCTGCAGCAACCTATCCGGCAGGCACCGACCTGCAGAATGTAGTAAAAGCAACCGTAAGAGCTAAGAATGGAACGCTCGTTATTCAGCTTCCGAAAGAATACGAGTTTGATATGACCCAGTACAAGAATTTAAAGTTCAAGGTATATGCTCCAAATAAGTCTGTATTGTCAGGAACGTATGCGCCCTATCAGCGTCTCTGGTTGCGCATTATGAACTACCTGTGGGCGTTTGGTACAGAAAGCAGCTTCGGCCAGCAGTACTGGGAATATGGAAAGGATGCGAATAAGATTAATGATTCGGAGCTTGAAAAATGGACAGATAAGACTATAGACCTTTCTCAGAGTGTGGGCAAGCACAACCGGGTAATCGTTATCAACATTGGAGGAGAGCCCTCGCTTACTTTTGCGCCTTCGCAGGATATTACCTATTATTTTGCCAACTTCCGGTTTAGTAAATAG
- a CDS encoding DUF6686 family protein — protein MKKKPMCNFKTLYYASEGYLIMCSDCQHFQLAFQTTLLTMTAQDLQVFHTLVKENREYNPADINPERKNIYIPTPLEGYGIILNRKELEALFQLLETAEVNLKTASLLELFKTSRSSKTNDWGNTPA, from the coding sequence TTGAAGAAAAAGCCCATGTGCAACTTTAAAACACTCTATTATGCATCTGAAGGATACCTGATCATGTGCAGCGACTGCCAACATTTCCAGCTGGCTTTTCAAACCACACTATTGACGATGACCGCCCAGGACCTGCAGGTATTTCACACGCTGGTAAAAGAGAACCGGGAATACAACCCGGCCGATATAAATCCTGAACGTAAAAACATCTATATTCCAACACCCCTGGAAGGGTATGGCATCATTTTGAACCGGAAGGAACTGGAAGCTCTTTTCCAGTTATTGGAAACGGCAGAGGTAAACCTTAAGACAGCATCCCTGCTGGAGTTGTTCAAAACTTCCCGCTCGTCAAAAACTAATGATTGGGGTAATACGCCGGCTTAA
- the recA gene encoding recombinase RecA, with protein MAKTDKTTEIDMNSEKLKALRLTMDKIDKDYGKGSVMLMNEKAEVTQEVVSTGSIGLDTALGIGGLPRGRIIEIYGPESSGKTTIATHVIAEAQKKGGMCAIIDAEHAFDSSYAKKLGVNVDNLLISQPDYGEQALEIADRLILSGALDVVVIDSVAALVPKSELEGEMGDSKMGLHARLMSQALRKLTATISKTNTICIFINQLREKIGVMFGNPETTTGGNALKFYASVRLDIRRSAQIKDGDAAIGNRVKVKVVKNKVAPPFRAAEFDIIFGEGISKTGEIIDMGVELGILQKSGSWYSYNNDKLGQGRDAVKALLLDNPEMAAEVETQIREKIKEMQG; from the coding sequence ATGGCAAAAACAGATAAAACAACAGAAATAGACATGAACAGCGAGAAGCTGAAAGCGCTGCGCCTTACAATGGACAAGATTGATAAGGACTACGGAAAGGGCAGCGTAATGCTAATGAATGAAAAAGCCGAAGTAACCCAGGAAGTGGTTTCTACCGGATCCATTGGCCTGGATACAGCCCTTGGGATCGGCGGGCTGCCCCGGGGACGGATCATTGAAATTTACGGACCGGAGTCATCCGGTAAAACAACCATAGCCACCCACGTTATTGCAGAAGCACAGAAAAAAGGCGGAATGTGCGCAATCATTGACGCCGAGCATGCTTTTGACAGCAGCTATGCTAAAAAGCTGGGTGTGAATGTAGATAATCTGTTGATTTCACAACCGGATTACGGAGAACAGGCCCTTGAAATCGCCGACCGGCTGATCCTTTCCGGCGCATTGGATGTAGTGGTGATTGACTCGGTAGCAGCGCTTGTGCCCAAAAGCGAGTTGGAAGGCGAAATGGGCGATAGCAAAATGGGATTACATGCCCGACTGATGAGCCAGGCGTTGCGGAAACTGACCGCCACCATTTCAAAAACCAATACGATCTGTATTTTCATTAACCAGTTGCGGGAAAAGATTGGTGTTATGTTTGGTAATCCGGAAACAACCACAGGGGGAAATGCGTTAAAATTCTATGCTTCCGTGCGACTGGATATCCGCCGTTCTGCCCAGATCAAGGACGGGGATGCCGCAATCGGTAACCGGGTTAAGGTTAAAGTAGTAAAGAACAAAGTGGCACCGCCGTTCCGCGCTGCCGAATTTGACATCATCTTTGGAGAGGGTATTTCCAAAACCGGGGAGATCATTGATATGGGTGTAGAACTGGGCATTTTGCAGAAAAGCGGCTCCTGGTACAGTTATAACAACGATAAGCTGGGACAGGGCCGGGATGCGGTAAAAGCATTGTTGCTGGATAACCCCGAAATGGCTGCTGAAGTGGAAACGCAGATCCGGGAAAAGATTAAAGAAATGCAAGGATGA